From the genome of candidate division WOR-3 bacterium, one region includes:
- a CDS encoding polysaccharide deacetylase family protein, with protein sequence MAINLLLLLLLSIFPQGRDEPKIALLRSTHTQSALPELSEWMNDNLADWEVYLLNRRLGYRVITSRELEKGIEGYDLLILPSAICLSERERSAIRRFLSGGGGVLATGPLGARDEQGGWQGWEFLSSLFGVEVTGEIGPKGNVSASLTLKGNSPLSYRIPPGFRLEVTNLNEIHPLAAKVVETRASPVGYWSKPLTSNEKGCGVVCGEYYHGRFVWLGFEREAVVGVKTIQVIRDQILLNSISWLRKEPVAWLNPWPDGKRENQAAVVLICDAEYRYTQTLNAVTVLNKEGVQGTFFLVPEEALNNPKATRILTENGEIGLHGVEVYRWQPYEEQLSRLKEGRESLEELTGKKIIGFHPPEELYDSSTIKALAELGYRYLCGNDVTDRLCPLITQVRSSSLRGKGEQKPIIVVLPKGPRSDYDLLVKEHLRGTNDLFDALKQDFLSVYEVQGAYFLLYHSHLLCAENNIPALERFIQFCKGKDVWFATCKEMADWWQGFENLSLTVRRANSSLRRIEVKVTNNSQFPLKNLRLFVAPPEPVKNVSIKSRGVVAPEYELKEAGRIITFNVKSLGAYASQTYLVDCQ encoded by the coding sequence ATGGCGATAAATTTACTCCTGCTCTTATTGCTCTCCATTTTCCCCCAAGGTAGAGATGAGCCCAAAATTGCTCTTCTTCGTTCCACTCATACCCAATCCGCTTTGCCCGAACTTAGCGAGTGGATGAACGATAACTTAGCCGATTGGGAAGTCTATCTTTTGAATCGCCGTCTCGGTTACAGGGTGATAACCTCCAGGGAGTTGGAGAAAGGCATTGAGGGGTATGACCTCCTGATTCTACCATCGGCAATCTGTTTGAGCGAAAGGGAGCGGTCTGCGATTAGAAGGTTCTTAAGTGGTGGTGGTGGTGTGCTGGCAACCGGTCCTTTGGGTGCCAGAGATGAACAGGGTGGTTGGCAGGGTTGGGAGTTCCTTTCCAGTCTGTTCGGGGTTGAAGTTACAGGGGAGATCGGTCCTAAAGGGAATGTGAGCGCCTCCTTAACCCTCAAGGGAAACTCCCCATTAAGTTATCGGATCCCACCAGGATTCAGGCTTGAGGTGACAAATCTTAATGAAATTCACCCTTTGGCGGCAAAGGTAGTGGAAACAAGGGCATCACCTGTTGGCTACTGGTCTAAGCCCTTGACCTCTAATGAAAAGGGGTGCGGAGTTGTTTGTGGCGAGTATTACCATGGACGTTTTGTCTGGTTGGGATTTGAACGGGAGGCAGTTGTTGGTGTCAAAACCATTCAGGTGATTCGGGACCAGATTCTGTTGAACTCAATATCTTGGTTGCGAAAGGAACCGGTTGCTTGGCTCAACCCCTGGCCCGATGGAAAAAGAGAAAACCAGGCGGCGGTGGTTTTAATCTGCGATGCTGAGTATCGCTATACTCAAACATTAAACGCGGTTACCGTCTTAAATAAGGAGGGTGTCCAGGGAACATTCTTTTTAGTCCCTGAAGAGGCGCTTAATAATCCTAAGGCAACTCGCATTCTTACGGAAAATGGCGAGATTGGTTTGCACGGGGTTGAGGTGTACCGGTGGCAGCCCTATGAGGAGCAGTTGTCACGATTAAAAGAGGGGAGGGAGTCCCTTGAGGAATTAACCGGTAAAAAAATAATAGGGTTTCATCCGCCTGAGGAACTCTATGACTCCTCCACAATAAAGGCGCTCGCAGAATTAGGGTATCGGTATCTTTGCGGCAATGATGTGACCGACCGACTCTGTCCGCTCATTACACAGGTCCGTAGTTCCAGCCTCCGTGGCAAAGGGGAACAAAAGCCAATCATTGTTGTCCTGCCTAAAGGACCAAGGAGCGACTACGACCTATTGGTGAAGGAACACCTGCGGGGCACAAATGATCTGTTCGATGCCTTGAAACAGGACTTTCTAAGTGTTTATGAGGTGCAGGGTGCCTATTTTCTCCTCTACCACAGTCATCTCCTTTGTGCAGAAAATAACATCCCGGCCCTGGAGCGATTCATTCAGTTCTGTAAAGGTAAAGATGTGTGGTTTGCAACCTGTAAAGAGATGGCAGACTGGTGGCAGGGGTTTGAAAATCTCTCCTTAACTGTCAGGAGGGCAAATTCTTCTTTGAGAAGAATTGAGGTAAAAGTAACAAATAACAGCCAATTCCCTCTTAAAAACCTGCGGCTGTTCGTCGCCCCTCCAGAACCGGTGAAAAATGTTTCTATAAAATCCCGAGGGGTTGTGGCGCCAGAGTATGAACTAAAAGAGGCGGGTAGGATCATCACTTTTAATGTGAAGAGTCTGGGAGCCTATGCCAGCCAAACATACCTTGTTGATTGCCAATGA